A single window of Candidatus Cloacimonadota bacterium DNA harbors:
- a CDS encoding fumarate hydratase: MRVVDRITFKQAIKDICSSAHYELDTGLVKLLENSYKDEVSIIARDILQTIIENAQLAKVNSQPLCQDTGIGMFFIEMGEEILVEGGSATKLINEAFREIYQEESFRKSVVREPLFARSNTGDNLPPIIHWDFVPGDRIKVYFLPKGAGAENMSRLKMFHPLSDKNQLIEFVLDTVRRGGGNPCPPLLIGIGIGGSFDYVPILAKKALLRPIMEDNPDSRLTELEAEILTAVNNLGIGPMGLGGKTTALRVTIIQYPCHTASLPVAINLQCHSHRCKMIII, encoded by the coding sequence ATGAGAGTAGTTGATAGGATAACCTTTAAGCAAGCAATAAAAGATATCTGTAGTTCTGCCCATTATGAGTTGGATACGGGATTAGTTAAGTTACTGGAAAACAGCTATAAAGATGAAGTTAGTATTATTGCAAGAGATATATTGCAAACAATTATTGAAAATGCCCAGTTAGCAAAAGTAAATTCACAACCACTCTGTCAAGATACTGGAATTGGCATGTTTTTTATAGAAATGGGAGAAGAGATTTTAGTCGAAGGTGGAAGTGCAACCAAACTAATTAATGAAGCTTTTAGAGAGATCTATCAGGAAGAATCTTTTAGAAAATCTGTGGTTAGAGAACCACTTTTTGCCAGGAGTAATACCGGTGATAATCTGCCACCGATAATACATTGGGATTTTGTACCCGGAGATAGGATCAAGGTCTATTTTCTGCCAAAAGGAGCAGGGGCTGAGAATATGAGTCGTTTAAAGATGTTCCATCCTCTATCAGATAAAAATCAACTAATAGAATTCGTACTGGATACTGTCAGAAGAGGAGGAGGAAATCCCTGTCCACCTCTCTTGATAGGAATCGGTATTGGTGGGTCCTTTGATTATGTTCCGATATTAGCAAAAAAGGCGTTGCTAAGACCGATTATGGAAGATAATCCTGATAGCAGGTTAACGGAGCTTGAAGCAGAAATACTGACTGCCGTTAACAATCTCGGAATAGGTCCTATGGGTTTGGGTGGCAAAACAACAGCTTTAAGGGTTACTATAATCCAGTATCCATGTCATACTGCTTCATTGCCGGTTGCCATCAATTTACAGTGTCATTCCCACCGCTGTAAAATGATAATAATTTAA